A genomic segment from Bdellovibrio sp. ArHS encodes:
- a CDS encoding glycosyltransferase family 4 protein — MLNKPRLPETLNICLTSHRFPILSRATDHGFLWPIARGLAKEGHKVTVLAATSPLKKPEVVRDGVRVFFLHEGAKNLSHMSFQMAVRQRFAQLHKEDPFHLVHSIDKSGYRIGSRKNDFKVAMAYDVEATQMSQLFAIRAMKQDTLGSMLSTAIATTYKFLTTYYGGDRRLLSTADGIFVTNPEQRIILERYYLYPDYHTYTVPYGIELGDLTPKEKSFELRKKLSIPENAHVAVTLSDMTQTQELAPLLKAFEKVAIKKPNSYLIVIGNGPKFKDIEYQVLNHALGNRVVMPGAVPASEIEDYIVLGDVFVNLGSRTTGFEPTTLEAMAQKKVVLGSEVSPIANIIEDGRDGFLLRPADVDSMSNLLVEIFSGTMPADEIGDRARQKVVDLFDTPKMVQATLDAYRKILISTGLYKKH, encoded by the coding sequence ATGCTCAACAAACCCCGTCTTCCCGAGACATTGAACATTTGCCTGACCTCGCATCGTTTTCCGATTTTAAGTCGCGCAACCGATCATGGTTTTCTGTGGCCCATAGCCCGGGGGCTGGCCAAAGAAGGTCATAAAGTCACGGTTTTGGCGGCGACATCACCTTTGAAAAAACCAGAAGTGGTGCGCGACGGTGTACGTGTTTTCTTCTTACACGAGGGCGCAAAAAATCTGTCGCATATGAGTTTTCAAATGGCGGTTCGTCAGCGCTTCGCCCAGCTTCACAAAGAAGACCCCTTCCATCTGGTTCACAGTATCGACAAGTCAGGGTATCGCATTGGCAGTCGCAAAAATGATTTTAAAGTCGCCATGGCTTATGATGTGGAAGCGACGCAAATGTCACAGCTTTTCGCGATTCGCGCCATGAAACAGGATACGTTAGGCAGCATGCTTTCAACGGCCATTGCCACCACCTACAAATTTTTGACAACCTACTATGGCGGCGATCGTCGATTGCTTTCCACGGCGGACGGCATCTTCGTCACAAATCCTGAGCAAAGAATTATTCTGGAAAGATATTATCTTTATCCGGATTATCACACCTACACAGTCCCCTATGGGATTGAGCTGGGTGATTTGACTCCGAAAGAAAAGTCTTTTGAACTTCGTAAGAAGCTGAGCATTCCCGAAAATGCTCATGTGGCGGTGACCCTGTCGGATATGACTCAGACGCAGGAATTAGCGCCGCTTTTAAAGGCCTTTGAAAAAGTGGCGATTAAAAAACCTAATAGCTATCTCATCGTCATCGGGAACGGCCCGAAGTTCAAAGACATCGAATATCAGGTTTTGAATCACGCTTTGGGTAATCGTGTGGTCATGCCGGGAGCAGTGCCCGCATCAGAGATCGAAGATTATATTGTTTTGGGTGATGTTTTCGTCAACTTGGGGTCTAGAACTACGGGCTTTGAACCGACAACTTTGGAAGCCATGGCACAAAAAAAGGTGGTTTTAGGTTCGGAAGTGTCCCCAATTGCCAATATTATCGAGGATGGACGTGATGGATTTTTACTGCGCCCAGCGGATGTGGACTCGATGAGCAATCTTTTGGTCGAAATTTTCTCGGGAACCATGCCTGCTGACGAGATCGGCGACCGCGCCCGCCAAAAAGTGGTCGACCTCTTTGACACGCCTAAAATGGTCCAGGCGACGCTTGATGCCTACCGTAAAATCCTGATCAGCACGGGTCTGTATAAGAAGCATTGA